Part of the Salmo trutta chromosome 5, fSalTru1.1, whole genome shotgun sequence genome is shown below.
tccagcagaCAGTTTTGACCTGCTACTGGTAGTTGTGTTGGcctattgtacttcaaacaacaTGTAGGCAGGTTGCTTGGGCATTAAACCTtgtcaaacagcctaattcataatCTTAGTTGTTAATATGTTGTTTTGTATTCTGAAGATTTTAATAGATTAACAAAAAAAGTAAGTTATTTGATTTAGATTACATTCAGTTTCTCTCTGTAGAAGAGCAACAATAGCCTCCATGTTACTCAATTCTTCCACCTGGTTCTCTGCAGTGGTCAGTCTGGCCTCCATGGCTCCCAGATGCCTAAGAAGGTTACACATGTCTGGCTGGCAGCTACCGTTTGTCTCTGCTAGGGATGGTGCTTGATTCTGTTTGAAAATAACTTCACTTTctatgtcctgttcctgttcaGAGAGTTGGTTGTGAGTCTTGTATTCATTCTCTATGTTGTGACCCTGTTCAGGCTGAATCCGTACCATGATGTCATTCAGGTTGTCTTCTCCAACATCTTCACTGAGAGTCCCAGACAGACACAGCAGCAGCAGGGTCAGAGTCAGTCCCCCCATTCTACAGATGGATAGCCTATACTTCAACTTGTAGTGTACTGGAAGTGGTGTGAACATTCTACTTGTGCAGTCCTCTTTAGTTCAATGTGTGCAGTCATTTTATGATAGCGTCAGGGTTAAACATTAGCCATGATTTTCAAGGAAAATCTGCAAAAATAGACATAAGGATATTTTATGATATAGTCCTGTGAGATAAAATTATGTTTACCAGGAAACTGAAACATGTTTACAAGTTACATATCTAAAGTGAATTTAAGGTGACCTCAATCCTCAGTGTTTACCGGCATCATTCTTAGTTTATGGTCTGTTATCTGGGAACCCAACAACAAACCTTGTGTGCACTGGTCAGCTACCTGATTTACATGTCAGTTTGTCACAAAACTATAATGATACGTGTACACTTTTCAATTGCTTGTCAtgattatatttattatattgcTCATATGTTTTACTATGTTGAAATGTGTATTATTTTGCCGGTGAATAGCTACTGAAAACTATGCAAAACAACTTTTGTCATGTTTGTTTCTTTTTCATAATGGCTCTCAAGTACAATTTAATTGGTCTGGTTTTAATTGATCTGTGGTACATAATCTGTCCCCTAGAACAAGTGTGTGTGCTGTACATCATGTCCTGATCATTGGTGACCACAGGAGGTCGCTGTTACATTGGAAAAGGTGGCTGTGGCTGTGGGTGAGAAATGGGGCAAATCAGTAGACCGACATAACATTGTTGCAATTCAATTCCCATTGATTCATCATTTTGTATATTATAAACTTGCTATTAAATATaagctttaaaaataaaaaataaaatagtttttttatgGTTTAGGAAGAGGTAGGCCTACAGGTGTGACAGTGTGGACTGCAGATTATTAAAGATTATTCAgataaaacttgtttttaaaccaatttattttttgtattaaaTCAATTGTAGATGCAGAACATGaccaagtatgtggacacctgcacgtcgaacatctcattccaaaatcatgggcattaaaaggGAGTTGGTCCCTCcattgttgctataacagcctccactcttctgggaaggcgttccaccatgttggaacattgctgcggggacttgcttctattcagccacaaaataattagtgaggtcgggcactgatgttgggcgattaggcccgcagtcagcgttccaattcatcccaaaggtgttcgatggggttgaggtcagggctctttgtaggccagtcaagttgttccacactgatctcgacaaaccatttctgtatggacctcgctttgtgcacgggggcattgtcatgctgaaacatgcccaaactgttgccacaaagttagaagcagagaatcgtctagaatgtcattgtacgcaGTAAcattaagatttccattcactggaactagcccacaccatgaaaaacagccccagaacaatattcttcctccaccaaactttacagttggcactatgcattcaggtaggtagcattctcctggcatccgccgaacccagattcgtccgtcggactgctagatggtgaaacgtgattcatctacttctccagagtccaatggcagcgagctttaagCCACTCCAGCCGGGGCTTGGCATTGtacattgtgatcttaggcttgtgtgcagctactcggccatggaaacccatttcatgaagctcccgactagcAGCTCTTGTACTTattttgcttccagaggcagtttggaactcggtagtgagtgctgcACAGAAGATTTTTACTTGCTTCACCACTCTGttgttccgttctgtgagctggtgtgtcctacgacttcgcggctgagccgttgttgctcctagacgtttccacttcacaataa
Proteins encoded:
- the cbln11 gene encoding cerebellin 11 encodes the protein MFTPLPVHYKLKYRLSICRMGGLTLTLLLLCLSGTLSEDVGEDNLNDIMVRIQPEQGHNIENEYKTHNQLSEQEQDIESEVIFKQNQAPSLAETNGSCQPDMCNLLRHLGAMEARLTTAENQVEELSNMEAIVALLQRETEFQAAQLRVMETKLSTSESLMKSMKRENEVQERKLQVLSFRVNANEFRVEQQQILLDELRRQNEDGPKIAFTAALGGDGHIPPSERETNLAFSNVFTNVGDAYNPGSGVFNVFTRL